One segment of Paraburkholderia sp. PREW-6R DNA contains the following:
- a CDS encoding alpha/beta hydrolase, which yields MLKTIATNLLDIAYDEQGDANGWPAVLLHGFPYDVHAYDEVAPRLASAGARVITPYLRGYGPTRFLAPTTPRSGQQAALGADLLALLDALEIEQAILGGYDWGGRAACIAAALFPSRARGLVSVNGYNIQNIARAMTPDTPEKEHRLWYQYYFHGERGRAGLDENRADFCRLLWSLWSPTWKFDDETYARTAVAFDNPDFVDVVIHSYRHRFGLVEGDPQFDDLERQLAAMPPITVPTITLDGDADGVSPPGARQNGLKRFTGRHENRVVPNVGHNLPQEAPDAFAQALLDVHGWAG from the coding sequence ATGCTGAAAACCATTGCCACGAATCTGCTCGATATCGCGTACGACGAACAGGGTGACGCCAACGGCTGGCCGGCGGTTCTGCTGCATGGTTTTCCGTACGACGTCCACGCATACGATGAAGTCGCGCCTCGCCTCGCATCTGCAGGCGCACGCGTGATCACGCCATATCTGCGCGGCTATGGACCCACGCGGTTTCTCGCGCCCACCACCCCCCGCTCGGGGCAACAGGCTGCGCTCGGCGCCGACCTGCTCGCGCTCCTCGACGCGCTTGAGATTGAACAGGCCATCCTGGGCGGTTACGACTGGGGCGGACGTGCGGCCTGTATCGCGGCCGCGTTGTTTCCTTCGAGAGCGCGCGGGCTCGTGTCGGTCAACGGCTACAACATCCAGAACATCGCGAGGGCGATGACACCCGATACCCCTGAGAAGGAACACCGGCTCTGGTATCAGTACTACTTTCACGGCGAACGCGGCCGCGCAGGTCTCGACGAAAACCGCGCGGATTTCTGCCGCCTGTTATGGTCGCTCTGGTCGCCCACCTGGAAATTCGACGACGAAACCTACGCGCGTACAGCGGTCGCGTTCGACAATCCGGACTTCGTCGACGTAGTCATTCACTCGTACCGGCACCGGTTCGGCCTGGTTGAAGGCGACCCTCAGTTCGACGACCTGGAACGGCAACTGGCCGCCATGCCGCCCATCACCGTGCCCACTATCACGCTCGACGGCGACGCCGACGGCGTGTCCCCGCCTGGCGCGAGACAGAACGGCCTCAAGCGTTTTACTGGACGCCATGAGAACCGTGTCGTGCCGAACGTCGGACATAACCTGCCGCAGGAAGCGCCGGACGCTTTTGCACAGGCGCTACTCGATGTTCATGGATGGGCGGGGTAA
- a CDS encoding cation diffusion facilitator family transporter gives MSDRRSDAALRHMASVVALVVALALVVVKLWAWLATGSISLLTAAADGLVDVVASSVTFAGVRYAARPADSGHRYGHGKAEAVAAFVQALLLGAAAVGLGVESIRRLLVPQPLSQTGFGIAVIVGSSFAAAGLVAMQTLVVRRTQSTAIAADRAHYVTDVAVNIAVLIALLLERLLGWLWADSVGALAISVYMLWNARGMAMHALVQLLDRELDLADRERIEAAVRACDGVESVHDLRTRNGGDRIFVEFHLEVNGALTVEQGHTIGDIAEKAVQRLFQAADVTAHLEPAGIDDERLDDLVK, from the coding sequence ATGTCAGACCGCAGGTCCGATGCCGCGCTTCGGCACATGGCCTCCGTCGTCGCGCTCGTCGTGGCGTTGGCGCTGGTCGTGGTCAAGTTGTGGGCATGGCTCGCAACCGGCTCCATCTCGCTGCTGACCGCGGCCGCAGACGGGCTGGTCGACGTAGTCGCGTCGTCCGTGACTTTTGCGGGCGTGCGCTATGCCGCGCGACCTGCCGACAGCGGACACCGCTACGGGCATGGCAAGGCCGAGGCAGTGGCGGCTTTTGTGCAGGCGCTGCTGCTCGGCGCCGCCGCGGTCGGCCTTGGCGTCGAGTCGATCCGCCGTTTGCTCGTTCCCCAGCCGCTCAGCCAAACCGGCTTCGGCATTGCGGTGATCGTCGGCAGTTCTTTCGCGGCTGCCGGACTGGTCGCTATGCAGACGCTCGTCGTTAGACGCACCCAGTCGACAGCCATTGCAGCGGACAGGGCGCACTATGTCACCGACGTCGCGGTCAACATCGCGGTACTGATCGCGCTATTGCTCGAACGTCTTCTTGGCTGGTTGTGGGCCGACTCGGTCGGTGCGCTCGCCATTTCTGTGTACATGCTGTGGAACGCTCGTGGGATGGCTATGCACGCGCTAGTCCAACTGCTCGACCGCGAGCTGGACCTTGCCGATCGCGAGCGCATCGAGGCCGCGGTGCGCGCCTGTGACGGCGTAGAGTCGGTGCACGATCTGCGGACCCGAAATGGCGGCGACCGGATCTTCGTCGAGTTCCATCTGGAGGTGAACGGCGCGCTCACCGTCGAACAAGGTCACACCATTGGAGACATTGCCGAAAAAGCGGTCCAACGGCTGTTCCAGGCTGCTGATGTCACGGCCCATCTCGAACCCGCAGGCATCGACGACGAGCGGCTGGACGATCTCGTCAAATAG
- a CDS encoding septal ring lytic transglycosylase RlpA family protein, producing MKLDRSGKTRKGKASYYGHEFYKKKMADGTPMDPQSNEAASKTLPLGTKAKVTNLENGSSAVVEIRDRGPYVKGRIVDVSPKTADKLGLKEDGTAPVEVKPVEVPQADGSVKPGTGAQGATAGVSPVDLKETRNGR from the coding sequence ATGAAGCTCGACCGCAGCGGCAAGACGCGCAAGGGCAAGGCCTCGTATTACGGACACGAGTTCTACAAGAAAAAAATGGCGGATGGCACGCCAATGGACCCGCAATCCAACGAAGCCGCGAGCAAGACCTTGCCGCTCGGTACCAAGGCGAAGGTCACGAATCTGGAGAATGGCAGCAGCGCGGTCGTCGAGATCAGGGATCGCGGGCCCTATGTGAAAGGCCGGATTGTCGATGTGTCGCCTAAGACTGCGGACAAACTGGGCCTGAAGGAAGACGGCACCGCGCCCGTCGAAGTGAAGCCGGTAGAAGTGCCTCAAGCCGACGGTTCTGTCAAACCGGGCACGGGCGCACAAGGCGCGACCGCTGGCGTCTCGCCCGTCGACCTGAAAGAAACCCGGAACGGGCGTTGA
- a CDS encoding MBL fold metallo-hydrolase, giving the protein MTTSKVDVFADHVYRNSIFIDKLKLSFSQFFLKTPSGGVVCIETGMRSDFPLLKSNLQAAGIDVGSVGSVIVPHFEADEMGALPEFMTLNRNLVAYAHPICSHALADVFSVKTKPLKDEAPVTINEESFIPIFAKHVHQWDSLVIYVPRLKALFSSDIFMRFGPVDAGSGNALPDIVASIEKSGYLPSVDHLRHALNKIKKYDIEWIFPMHGPAIQGNPAELIDGLIEYCERSGLKEAVEG; this is encoded by the coding sequence ATGACCACCTCGAAAGTGGATGTTTTTGCGGACCATGTTTACCGCAACAGCATCTTTATCGACAAGCTCAAGCTGAGTTTCAGCCAGTTCTTTCTGAAAACGCCTTCTGGCGGCGTTGTCTGCATCGAGACGGGAATGAGGAGCGACTTTCCGCTACTGAAATCGAATCTGCAAGCGGCAGGGATCGATGTCGGCTCGGTGGGCAGTGTAATCGTGCCGCATTTCGAAGCGGACGAAATGGGCGCATTGCCGGAGTTCATGACGCTGAACAGGAATCTGGTCGCTTACGCGCATCCAATCTGCTCGCACGCGCTTGCCGACGTTTTCTCCGTCAAAACGAAGCCGCTCAAAGACGAGGCTCCGGTCACCATCAACGAAGAATCGTTCATTCCGATCTTCGCCAAGCACGTTCATCAGTGGGATTCGCTGGTGATTTATGTACCGCGCCTGAAGGCGCTTTTCTCGTCCGATATCTTCATGAGATTCGGCCCTGTCGACGCAGGCAGCGGCAACGCGTTGCCGGACATTGTCGCGTCGATCGAGAAATCAGGCTATTTACCGTCGGTCGATCATTTGCGTCACGCTCTGAATAAAATAAAAAAATACGATATTGAATGGATCTTTCCGATGCACGGTCCCGCGATTCAGGGTAACCCTGCCGAGCTGATCGACGGATTGATCGAGTATTGCGAGCGAAGCGGATTGAAGGAAGCAGTCGAGGGCTGA
- a CDS encoding DUF6875 domain-containing protein, translated as MATHLSESERLTFEEALLDESLASVMAWIEHFLCAPNTALGRLGDVCPFAKTAMLKRAITFYRNYSESVPCLARDMEQHMEEFQQSAGMNDVYQCRIIVPNRLDDVAAAVEAVQMQLKPAFVERHMMIGQFFQACEEPGLWSKDFRPLQSPVPLLAIRNMVPTDIAFLHGNDNYVRAYLEKFGKRGSIALAQFETAMETRQ; from the coding sequence ATGGCGACGCATCTGTCGGAATCAGAACGTCTAACTTTTGAAGAAGCTTTGCTCGATGAAAGCCTGGCCAGTGTGATGGCCTGGATCGAGCATTTTCTCTGCGCGCCCAACACGGCACTGGGCAGGCTCGGCGATGTGTGCCCGTTCGCAAAAACGGCCATGCTGAAGCGCGCGATCACGTTTTACAGAAACTACTCCGAAAGCGTGCCGTGTCTCGCGAGGGATATGGAGCAGCACATGGAAGAATTTCAGCAGAGTGCTGGAATGAACGATGTGTATCAGTGCCGGATCATCGTGCCAAACAGGCTTGACGACGTTGCCGCCGCGGTAGAAGCTGTGCAGATGCAGCTCAAGCCCGCATTTGTCGAGCGACACATGATGATCGGTCAGTTCTTTCAAGCATGTGAGGAGCCGGGGCTATGGAGCAAAGATTTTCGCCCGTTGCAGTCGCCGGTCCCGCTACTGGCGATCCGAAACATGGTGCCAACGGACATTGCGTTCCTGCACGGTAACGACAACTATGTCCGCGCTTATCTGGAGAAGTTTGGAAAGCGCGGAAGCATTGCACTTGCGCAGTTCGAGACAGCGATGGAGACACGTCAATGA
- a CDS encoding ATP-grasp fold amidoligase family protein — MRKAQTFNEIMLDRCLHPDPLWSTLADKLAVRNYVKSTIGEKHLVPLIAVPDAFTQQVFDALPASFVMKANHGCAFVKVVRDKSDVSFEQLKQLADEWLATDFYLASRERHYRSIKPRIYFEQLLLDRTGNIPADYKMHIFTREQGDPIVLTGVISDRFGSPRHDFYDTDWKRMDIVLGDYPCSTVPAERLPNWDEVIRVATRLTEELGYVRVDLYVFDDEIFFGELTFTPGAGVAPILPERYDYEWGQLINAMPPPLARRSEGMSPGK; from the coding sequence ATGAGGAAGGCGCAGACCTTCAACGAAATCATGCTCGATCGGTGCCTGCATCCCGATCCGCTGTGGAGCACGCTAGCCGACAAACTCGCCGTGCGTAACTATGTGAAAAGCACAATCGGCGAAAAGCATCTCGTCCCACTGATTGCCGTACCCGATGCGTTCACCCAGCAGGTGTTCGATGCGTTGCCCGCGTCTTTCGTGATGAAAGCGAACCACGGTTGCGCATTCGTCAAGGTAGTGCGGGACAAATCCGATGTGTCGTTCGAGCAACTGAAACAGCTTGCCGATGAATGGCTTGCCACCGACTTCTACCTCGCGTCGCGCGAACGTCACTACAGGTCGATCAAGCCGAGGATTTACTTCGAGCAACTTCTGCTCGACCGGACGGGAAACATCCCTGCCGATTACAAAATGCACATCTTCACGCGCGAGCAGGGCGACCCGATCGTACTGACCGGCGTGATCTCCGACCGGTTCGGCAGCCCTCGGCACGATTTCTACGACACCGACTGGAAGCGGATGGATATCGTGTTGGGGGACTACCCATGCAGCACGGTGCCGGCCGAACGCCTGCCGAACTGGGATGAAGTGATTCGCGTCGCCACGCGGCTGACTGAAGAGTTGGGCTATGTGCGTGTGGACCTTTATGTATTCGACGACGAGATCTTCTTCGGCGAGTTGACCTTCACGCCTGGCGCAGGCGTCGCCCCTATCCTGCCCGAGCGCTACGACTACGAGTGGGGGCAGTTGATCAATGCAATGCCACCGCCGCTTGCGCGGCGCAGTGAGGGAATGTCCCCGGGGAAATAG
- a CDS encoding DUF1254 domain-containing protein: MNKTALVTTCIVGLVGAATSAAGSEPAAAGSTGASVPVTVDNFVRAESDMYVAALAKQGGLGKLLHRREPASIDHQTVIRLNRDTLYSSGVFDLDAGAVTIRMPDPGTRYMAMQVINEDHYVPNVFYGGGTHTLTRENVGTRYVVVAIRTLVDPASPTDIEQVHNLQDAIAVSQSAPGALQMPAWDPVSQKKVREALLVLASTIPDFKGAFGRKGEVDPVRRLVGAAAAWGGNPDKDATYLNFTPPKNDGKTVYRLSVKDVPVDAFWSVSVYNDQGYFEKNPANAYSVNNLTAKKGGDGSITVQFGGCNGQVPNCLPVVAGWNYTVRLYRPRAEILSGAWTFPAPVPLD; encoded by the coding sequence ATGAATAAAACTGCATTGGTGACGACCTGTATCGTGGGCCTCGTCGGCGCGGCCACCAGCGCCGCGGGGTCGGAGCCGGCCGCCGCCGGATCAACAGGGGCGAGCGTGCCTGTCACGGTCGATAATTTCGTGCGTGCCGAGTCGGACATGTACGTCGCCGCACTCGCGAAACAAGGTGGGTTGGGCAAACTGCTTCATCGTCGCGAACCTGCGTCGATCGATCATCAGACGGTCATCCGTCTGAATCGCGACACGCTTTATTCGTCCGGTGTGTTTGACCTGGACGCCGGTGCGGTCACCATCAGGATGCCCGACCCCGGCACCCGTTACATGGCCATGCAGGTGATCAATGAGGATCACTACGTGCCGAACGTATTCTACGGCGGCGGCACGCATACACTGACGCGCGAGAATGTCGGCACGCGTTACGTGGTGGTTGCCATTCGCACGCTCGTCGATCCGGCCAGCCCAACCGACATCGAGCAGGTACACAACCTGCAAGACGCGATTGCGGTCAGCCAGAGCGCGCCCGGCGCGCTGCAGATGCCGGCCTGGGATCCGGTGAGCCAGAAAAAGGTGCGTGAGGCGTTGCTGGTTCTTGCATCAACGATTCCCGACTTCAAGGGCGCATTCGGCCGCAAAGGTGAGGTGGACCCGGTACGACGCCTCGTTGGCGCAGCGGCGGCCTGGGGCGGCAATCCGGACAAGGACGCGACGTACCTGAACTTCACGCCGCCGAAGAACGACGGAAAGACCGTCTATCGCCTCTCGGTGAAGGATGTGCCGGTGGACGCGTTCTGGTCGGTGAGCGTCTATAACGACCAGGGTTACTTCGAGAAAAATCCGGCGAATGCCTACTCGGTCAACAATCTCACCGCGAAAAAAGGCGGTGACGGTTCGATCACGGTGCAGTTTGGCGGCTGTAACGGGCAGGTGCCGAATTGCCTCCCCGTGGTTGCCGGCTGGAATTACACAGTGCGTCTCTATCGGCCGCGCGCCGAGATCCTCAGCGGCGCGTGGACTTTCCCCGCGCCCGTACCGCTCGACTAA
- a CDS encoding S9 family peptidase yields the protein MVAQSQQNGGSHVGAVKRYPVRDFFRRPDKQSFTIAPDGRHLSFHARHAGRQNIFVQAIDADGAPVGEPRALTQETERDVPGHAWKGNDQILFVKDFGGDENFHVLSVPVSGGEPRDLTPFEGIRASIVDDLRDDDRHLLIQMNRRDPQVFDVFRVDVVTGELAPIAENPGNVMSWMTDHDGRLRVAIASDGVNQTLLYRDVETDPFRAILTTDFRETVSPLFFTFDNRRLYVLSNRGRDKAAIFEFDPQAATEGELLFETGHVDVSGLSYSEHRRVLTAASYVDDKVHRHFFDDWAREILGDLERQLPGQEVSVASITRDETRAIVRAASDRSAGSVWLYDIASRGLVKLADMMPWLDPNDMVPMSPISITARDGLTLNGYLTLPAGFELGQPMAEPLPLIVNPHGGPWARDQWGFNVEAQLLANRGYAVLQINFRGSTGYGRAFWEASFGQWGRTMQNDIDDGVDWLVAQGIADPARIGIYGASYGGYATLAGVAFTPHRYAAAVDYVGVSNLFTLLESMPPYWKPMLDMMYEMIGNPQTEEGRQALHDASPLFFADQIVTPLFVAQGANDPRVKQAESDQIVEALRARGVDVQYMLKENEGHGFRNEENQFEFYEAMEAFFAEHLAKAPG from the coding sequence ATGGTCGCTCAATCGCAGCAGAACGGTGGCAGCCACGTTGGCGCCGTTAAACGGTACCCAGTGCGGGATTTCTTTCGCAGGCCCGATAAACAGTCGTTCACCATCGCGCCGGATGGACGTCACCTGTCTTTCCATGCGCGGCACGCGGGCCGCCAGAACATCTTCGTCCAGGCGATCGATGCAGACGGCGCACCCGTTGGCGAGCCGCGCGCGCTGACTCAGGAAACGGAGCGTGACGTGCCTGGCCACGCCTGGAAGGGAAACGATCAGATCCTGTTCGTCAAGGATTTCGGCGGTGACGAGAATTTCCATGTGCTGTCGGTGCCGGTAAGCGGTGGCGAGCCACGCGACCTGACGCCGTTCGAAGGCATCAGGGCCAGCATCGTCGACGACCTGCGCGACGACGACCGTCACCTGCTGATCCAGATGAATCGCCGCGATCCGCAGGTCTTCGACGTGTTCCGCGTGGATGTGGTGACGGGTGAACTGGCGCCCATCGCGGAGAATCCGGGCAATGTGATGAGCTGGATGACCGATCACGACGGGCGGCTGCGCGTCGCAATCGCGTCGGATGGCGTGAACCAGACGCTTCTCTATCGAGACGTCGAGACCGACCCTTTCCGCGCGATCCTGACCACGGATTTTCGCGAGACTGTCTCCCCATTGTTTTTCACGTTCGATAACAGGCGCCTGTATGTTCTGTCGAACCGCGGGCGCGACAAGGCCGCGATCTTCGAATTCGATCCCCAAGCGGCTACCGAGGGCGAGCTGCTGTTCGAGACCGGACACGTGGACGTCAGCGGTCTGTCGTATTCGGAACACCGGCGAGTGCTCACGGCCGCTTCCTATGTCGACGACAAGGTGCATCGCCACTTTTTCGACGATTGGGCACGCGAGATCCTCGGTGATCTCGAGCGTCAGTTGCCCGGGCAGGAGGTCAGCGTTGCAAGCATTACGCGCGACGAAACGCGCGCGATCGTACGTGCCGCGAGCGACCGCTCGGCGGGCTCGGTGTGGCTTTACGACATTGCGAGCCGCGGCCTCGTCAAGCTCGCGGACATGATGCCCTGGCTCGACCCGAACGATATGGTCCCCATGTCGCCGATCAGTATCACCGCACGCGATGGCCTGACACTTAACGGTTATCTGACCTTACCCGCCGGCTTCGAACTCGGGCAGCCGATGGCCGAGCCGTTGCCGCTGATCGTCAATCCGCACGGCGGACCGTGGGCGCGCGACCAGTGGGGCTTCAATGTCGAGGCACAACTGCTTGCCAATCGCGGCTATGCGGTACTGCAAATCAATTTTCGCGGTTCTACGGGATATGGCCGCGCTTTCTGGGAAGCGAGCTTCGGTCAATGGGGCCGCACGATGCAGAACGACATCGACGACGGCGTCGACTGGCTCGTGGCGCAAGGCATCGCCGATCCGGCGCGTATCGGCATTTACGGCGCGAGCTACGGCGGATACGCCACGCTGGCGGGCGTGGCGTTCACGCCGCACCGCTACGCGGCGGCGGTCGACTATGTGGGCGTATCGAATCTCTTCACATTGCTCGAGTCGATGCCGCCGTACTGGAAACCGATGCTCGACATGATGTACGAAATGATCGGCAACCCACAAACCGAAGAAGGGCGGCAAGCGCTGCACGATGCATCGCCGCTGTTCTTTGCCGACCAGATCGTGACGCCGCTCTTTGTCGCGCAAGGCGCCAATGACCCGCGCGTCAAGCAGGCCGAAAGCGACCAGATCGTAGAGGCGCTGCGCGCACGCGGGGTCGATGTCCAGTACATGCTCAAGGAAAACGAAGGGCACGGCTTTCGCAACGAGGAGAACCAGTTCGAGTTCTATGAGGCAATGGAAGCGTTCTTTGCCGAACATCTTGCGAAGGCGCCAGGGTAG
- a CDS encoding SDR family oxidoreductase, which produces MKSIHRIPLMSQPWPASMLARIGCKTSSRSTTYSFKEWHLWKMHSLSSSDNQPSINARPLNGRSQGKDRNVLSTNNACQRPATIAQPRNLRLAALPDSLAEQLINRNKAMSTESSHQEQSSPSVMSLARKRVVVVGGKTGIGLGIARAAYAAGASVTVASRRIASAKERPELANFEQVTLHICDEAAVRKAFDDIGPFDHLAVTAGPDLGTWGTFMDDDMRGVRSYFDNKFMGSWACARYAAPHLRANGSITLLTGGLAARHKRGFSAVTAAFVAVEALSGSLALELAPTRVNTIRPGYVDTDLWRVMSDEERHALKAKVRESFPARHAGTVDDIGHAALFLMTNAYVTGTVIEVSGGENLVPSVFQ; this is translated from the coding sequence ATGAAATCGATCCATCGCATTCCCTTGATGAGCCAGCCGTGGCCCGCATCCATGTTGGCCAGAATCGGCTGCAAGACCTCCTCGAGGTCGACCACCTATTCTTTCAAAGAATGGCACCTATGGAAAATGCACTCATTATCATCTTCAGACAATCAACCTAGTATCAATGCACGCCCGCTTAACGGTCGATCGCAAGGCAAGGACCGCAACGTGCTGTCAACAAACAATGCGTGTCAGCGGCCCGCGACGATTGCGCAACCACGGAACCTCCGTTTGGCGGCGCTCCCTGATTCATTAGCGGAACAACTGATCAACAGGAATAAAGCCATGAGTACCGAAAGCAGTCATCAGGAACAATCGTCGCCATCCGTTATGAGTCTTGCAAGGAAAAGGGTGGTGGTAGTCGGAGGGAAAACGGGAATTGGCCTTGGAATCGCGCGGGCGGCGTATGCAGCGGGTGCGTCCGTCACGGTCGCGAGTCGGCGGATCGCCTCGGCGAAAGAACGGCCAGAGCTGGCAAATTTCGAACAGGTGACCTTGCATATTTGCGATGAGGCGGCGGTGAGAAAGGCCTTCGACGACATAGGTCCATTCGATCATCTCGCCGTCACCGCCGGGCCCGACCTGGGGACCTGGGGGACTTTCATGGACGACGATATGCGTGGCGTTCGAAGCTACTTCGACAACAAGTTTATGGGCAGCTGGGCCTGTGCGCGTTATGCAGCGCCCCATCTGAGAGCCAACGGTTCAATTACTCTCCTTACGGGCGGCCTCGCAGCACGACATAAAAGGGGCTTCAGCGCTGTCACCGCTGCGTTCGTCGCCGTGGAAGCATTGTCGGGCTCACTCGCCCTTGAACTGGCGCCCACCCGTGTCAATACGATACGTCCCGGCTACGTCGACACCGACTTGTGGCGCGTGATGTCCGACGAGGAGCGCCACGCCTTGAAGGCAAAAGTGCGTGAGTCTTTTCCGGCGCGACACGCCGGCACCGTCGATGATATTGGACACGCCGCGCTTTTCTTGATGACCAACGCTTATGTTACCGGCACCGTGATTGAGGTGTCCGGCGGTGAGAATCTCGTGCCCAGCGTTTTTCAGTGA
- a CDS encoding LysR family transcriptional regulator, whose protein sequence is MDRFHELTAFITVVEAGGFSAAARRLDDSQSGMSKSIGALEKRLGVLLFNRNTRSVTLTDQGRKYYDLIKPLLEEMDEADAALTSSTLDVSGLVRVAAPSTFGRLHVLPLVPPLLARHPKIKLDLGLLDGVQNLIADGIDLAIRVGQVHDQDAVVKRVMGTSLVCVGSRRYFSRHEPPMVPEDLVDHNCLVYNDAASWKFVGPNGTVSVPVSGNLSSNSVETILSGVLAGLGIGMFSRASLVGELQHPDIVTVLDQFMDEPRDVSLIWPKRRFVPARVRLVTDFFATMLAQRVA, encoded by the coding sequence ATGGATCGATTTCATGAATTGACCGCCTTTATTACCGTCGTGGAGGCGGGCGGCTTTTCCGCGGCCGCGCGCCGGCTCGACGATTCACAATCGGGAATGAGCAAATCCATTGGCGCATTGGAAAAGCGGCTCGGCGTGCTGCTATTCAATCGCAACACGCGCAGCGTGACGCTGACCGATCAAGGTCGGAAATACTACGACCTTATCAAGCCGCTTCTGGAGGAAATGGACGAAGCTGATGCAGCGCTAACCAGCAGCACGCTGGACGTTTCCGGCCTTGTCAGAGTCGCTGCGCCCTCTACCTTCGGCCGGCTCCATGTCCTTCCGCTCGTTCCGCCATTGTTGGCACGTCATCCGAAGATCAAACTCGATCTTGGCCTGTTGGACGGCGTCCAGAATCTGATTGCGGACGGGATCGATCTGGCGATCAGAGTCGGTCAAGTGCACGATCAGGATGCCGTAGTAAAGCGGGTGATGGGCACTTCCCTCGTATGTGTCGGGTCACGCCGTTATTTTTCTCGACATGAACCGCCCATGGTCCCGGAAGACCTTGTCGATCACAATTGTCTTGTCTACAACGACGCAGCAAGTTGGAAGTTTGTCGGCCCAAACGGGACAGTCAGTGTGCCGGTGAGCGGCAATCTTTCATCCAATAGTGTCGAGACGATTCTTTCCGGGGTGCTCGCTGGCTTAGGCATTGGCATGTTTTCCCGGGCGTCGCTAGTCGGTGAACTCCAGCATCCGGATATCGTTACCGTGCTGGATCAGTTTATGGATGAACCGCGAGATGTCAGCCTCATCTGGCCGAAGCGCAGGTTTGTACCGGCGCGTGTGCGCCTCGTCACTGACTTCTTTGCAACGATGCTTGCCCAGCGGGTAGCGTGA
- a CDS encoding dicarboxylate/amino acid:cation symporter: MKRKPFYMILYVQVLAAIVAGVLLGHFAPHAAIAFRPLGDLFIKLVRMIIGPVIFCTVVSGIAGMQDMKKVGRVGGKALLYFEVASTLALGIGLLAAHVIAPGNGFNVDPSTLDARAVSGYVAQAAHGDGIAGFIEHVIPDTFLGALVQGDILPVLLIAMLFGTALALMGEPARPVTQMIETLSKAFFRIVRMVTSLAPIGAFGAMAFTIGRYGIVSLLPMLKLIGAFYFTAFLFVAVVLGTVARLCGFRLWRFLAYIRDELLIVLGTSTSEAALPQLMDKLERLGCPRAVVGLVVPTGYSFNLDGTNIYMTLAVLFLAQATNTHLSFAQQITLLLVTMLTSKGSTGVTGAGFITLAASLSVIPTVPVSAMVLILGVDRFMSECRALTNIVGNGVATIVVSAWEGELDRTKLTMALGSEEQVRGGSRTPKTPAPASALSISTTAQAQIERKQMGCSD, encoded by the coding sequence ATGAAGCGCAAACCGTTCTACATGATTCTATATGTGCAGGTGCTGGCAGCCATCGTCGCCGGCGTGCTGCTCGGCCATTTCGCGCCGCACGCGGCGATTGCATTCAGGCCACTCGGCGATCTGTTCATCAAGCTCGTGCGGATGATCATCGGGCCGGTGATTTTTTGCACCGTCGTGTCGGGTATCGCAGGCATGCAGGACATGAAGAAAGTCGGCCGCGTCGGCGGCAAGGCGCTGCTCTATTTCGAGGTCGCATCCACCCTCGCGCTAGGGATCGGTTTGCTGGCCGCGCACGTGATCGCGCCGGGCAACGGTTTCAACGTCGATCCATCGACGCTCGATGCACGCGCTGTGTCAGGCTATGTGGCGCAGGCGGCGCATGGCGACGGCATCGCCGGATTTATTGAGCATGTGATACCCGACACGTTTCTGGGCGCGCTGGTGCAGGGCGACATCCTTCCCGTGCTGCTGATCGCGATGCTGTTCGGCACGGCGCTCGCGCTGATGGGTGAGCCCGCCAGGCCCGTCACACAGATGATCGAAACCTTGTCCAAAGCATTTTTCCGCATTGTCCGGATGGTCACGAGTCTCGCGCCGATCGGCGCTTTCGGGGCGATGGCGTTCACGATAGGTCGTTACGGCATCGTTTCGCTGTTGCCGATGCTGAAGCTGATCGGCGCATTCTATTTCACCGCGTTTCTGTTCGTGGCGGTCGTGCTCGGCACCGTCGCGCGTCTGTGCGGGTTCCGCCTCTGGCGTTTCCTTGCCTATATCCGCGACGAACTGCTGATCGTACTCGGCACATCGACGTCCGAAGCGGCGCTGCCACAACTGATGGACAAGCTCGAACGTCTGGGCTGCCCGCGTGCGGTGGTGGGGCTCGTGGTGCCAACCGGGTACTCGTTCAATCTCGATGGGACCAACATTTACATGACGCTCGCGGTGCTGTTTCTCGCGCAGGCGACCAACACGCATCTTTCGTTTGCGCAACAAATCACGCTGTTGCTCGTCACGATGCTGACTTCGAAGGGATCGACCGGCGTAACGGGCGCGGGCTTCATCACGCTTGCTGCGAGTCTGTCCGTGATTCCGACCGTTCCCGTCAGCGCAATGGTGTTGATCCTCGGCGTTGATCGCTTCATGTCCGAATGCAGGGCGTTGACCAATATCGTCGGCAATGGCGTGGCAACGATCGTGGTATCGGCATGGGAAGGGGAGCTCGATCGAACCAAGCTCACGATGGCGTTGGGCAGTGAGGAGCAGGTCCGAGGCGGTTCGCGGACCCCGAAAACGCCTGCGCCTGCGTCTGCGCTGTCAATCAGTACCACAGCGCAGGCGCAGATAGAAAGGAAACAGATGGGCTGTAGCGATTGA